From a region of the Zonotrichia albicollis isolate bZonAlb1 chromosome 5, bZonAlb1.hap1, whole genome shotgun sequence genome:
- the TIFA gene encoding TRAF-interacting protein with FHA domain-containing protein A isoform X2: MMFRCLDFCQRQQLRADDTAKFGRDSSLCRYSLVDTRVSRIQFSLQFYRKLHSSEYAFEIKNLSKKTKLTVNQTELGYLNKIDLPWKCIICFGEYQVLAEIQEGEAVDYFETHLHLAEAPILQERCLPSLQPVPENGISPSFPPGQGKSPTEIDENEMC, encoded by the coding sequence ATGATGTTCCGCTGCCTGGATTTCTGCCAGCGGCAGCAGCTGCGGGCGGACGACACGGCCAAGTTCGGCCGCGACTCCAGCCTCTGCCGCTACAGCCTGGTGGACACGCGCGTCTCCCGCATCCAGTTCTCCCTGCAGTTCTACAGGAAGCTCCACAGCTCCGAGTACGCCTTCGAGATCAAGAACCTGAGCAAGAAAACGAAGCTGACCGTCAACCAAACGGAGCTGGGTTACTTGAACAAAATCGACCTGCCCTGGAAGTGCATCATCTGCTTCGGGGAATACCAGGTCCTGGCGGAGATTCAAGAAGGGGAGGCCGTGGATTATTTTGAGACTCACTTGCACTTGGCTGAAGCACCCATCTTACAAGAAAGGTgcctgccatccctgcagcctgtTCCTGAGAATGGcatttctccttcctttcctcctggCCAAGGCAAAAGCCCCACAGAGATTGATGAGAACGAGATGTGCTAG
- the TIFA gene encoding TRAF-interacting protein with FHA domain-containing protein A isoform X1, with protein sequence MSFFEEAETEETVTCLHLTFYHPGQAEKMMFRCLDFCQRQQLRADDTAKFGRDSSLCRYSLVDTRVSRIQFSLQFYRKLHSSEYAFEIKNLSKKTKLTVNQTELGYLNKIDLPWKCIICFGEYQVLAEIQEGEAVDYFETHLHLAEAPILQERCLPSLQPVPENGISPSFPPGQGKSPTEIDENEMC encoded by the coding sequence ATGAGCTTCTTCGAGGAGGCCGAAACAGAGGAGACAGTGACGTGCCTCCACCTGACCTTCTACCACCCCGGGCAGGCTGAGAAGATGATGTTCCGCTGCCTGGATTTCTGCCAGCGGCAGCAGCTGCGGGCGGACGACACGGCCAAGTTCGGCCGCGACTCCAGCCTCTGCCGCTACAGCCTGGTGGACACGCGCGTCTCCCGCATCCAGTTCTCCCTGCAGTTCTACAGGAAGCTCCACAGCTCCGAGTACGCCTTCGAGATCAAGAACCTGAGCAAGAAAACGAAGCTGACCGTCAACCAAACGGAGCTGGGTTACTTGAACAAAATCGACCTGCCCTGGAAGTGCATCATCTGCTTCGGGGAATACCAGGTCCTGGCGGAGATTCAAGAAGGGGAGGCCGTGGATTATTTTGAGACTCACTTGCACTTGGCTGAAGCACCCATCTTACAAGAAAGGTgcctgccatccctgcagcctgtTCCTGAGAATGGcatttctccttcctttcctcctggCCAAGGCAAAAGCCCCACAGAGATTGATGAGAACGAGATGTGCTAG